One part of the Salmo salar chromosome ssa10, Ssal_v3.1, whole genome shotgun sequence genome encodes these proteins:
- the LOC106613579 gene encoding immediate early response gene 5 protein, whose translation MEFKVEAHRIMSISLGKIYNSRVQRGGIKLHKNLLVSLVLRSARQVYLSDYYGGICLSAQQAREWCEGEYMASEQDKLVPGSTESLSESDEQSEVAVDKQEPRDVVESPAALHVETQASGEQDSAENGVSDSGCSDIKTPEESPEVTQTCAVASVVTAISSNSISAPSQSDPKEETETPTDCQTDNSESSEKHSYEPKAPQAYTNRKRTADDSELTDSPTKRTKPTSTSIPPTNDENKGETEEMDTSNVSSLITIFGSSFSGLLSNKEGEQPDSEAEDSDSGQICCDQMLKNLNPWSTAIVAF comes from the coding sequence ATGGAGTTTAAAGTTGAGGCGCATCGGATTATGAGTATTTCACTCGGGAAGATCTATAACTCCCGAGTGCAACGTGGTGGTATCAAACTACACAAAAATCTACTGGTCTCCCTCGTTCTACGGAGTGCCCGGCAAGTATACCTGAGTGACTACTACGGCGGCATATGCCTGAGCGCCCAGCAAGCAAGAGAGTGGTGTGAGGGGGAGTacatggcttcagaacaagacaAATTGGTCCCCGGTTCGACAGAGAGCCTGTCTGAATCGGACGAGCAAAGCGAAGTGGCGGTGGACAAGCAGGAGCCCAGAGATGTGGTCGAGTCCCCGGCGGCACTCCACGTAGAAACTCAAGCGAGTGGCGAGCAAGACAGCGCCGAAAATGGAGTTTCGGATTCAGGATGTAGCGACATCAAAACCCCGGAAGAGAGCCCGGAGGTTACTCAGACATGTGCGGTCGCCAGTGTTGTTACTGCTATCTCATCCAACAGTATTAGTGCTCCCTCTCAGAGTGATCCAAAAGAGGAAACGGAGACGCCGACAGACTGCCAGACGGACAACAGTGAATCATCGGAGAAACATTCGTACGAGCCCAAAGCGCCCCAGGCTTACACTAACAGGAAACGGACTGCCGATGACTCAGAACTCACAGACTCACCAACGAAAAGAACGAAACCAACTTCCACATCTATACCTCCTACAAACGACGAGAATAAAGGGGAAACTGAAGAAATGGACACTAGCAATGTATCGAGTTTGATAACAATATTCGGTTCCAGTTTTTCTGGACTCCTGAGTAACAAAGAGGGAGAGCAGCCTGACTCCGAGGCAGAGGACAGTGACTCTGGGCAAATCTGTTGTGATCAAATGCTCAAAAACCTCAACCCTTGGAGTACTGCAATTGTTGCCTTTTAA